The following are encoded together in the Arcobacter aquimarinus genome:
- a CDS encoding glycosyltransferase, whose amino-acid sequence MDKITISYKTTNILVEKLKQQENIEVLKQSTFLVSLFSKKKYADVYFHSGSLDEKSIENIINSKMTITNCFASMNEIIAKTKISHEKIKVIYPSINIEYKKPKEVKVKLCEELNINIDTKLILFTAKNFKTSGIKEFLDICSSISYQNLKIIITGEQKQITALQFQLPKYQNLEDKIILLEDYKNIDDLFLASDIFLLPTYNKFFSANVVKAMFCKCVVFLSIENDAKEIVDVFASMDSPTDPSTAFKIDAVLLDKNEMKKIKKQNRKLALEFDINSNLIKINNILENV is encoded by the coding sequence ATGGACAAAATAACAATTTCTTACAAAACAACTAATATATTAGTAGAAAAACTGAAACAACAAGAAAATATAGAAGTCTTAAAACAGAGTACTTTTTTAGTCTCTTTATTTAGTAAAAAAAAATATGCAGATGTATACTTTCATTCTGGCAGTTTAGATGAAAAATCTATTGAAAATATAATAAACTCTAAAATGACAATAACAAATTGTTTTGCTTCAATGAATGAAATAATAGCAAAAACAAAAATTTCTCATGAAAAAATAAAAGTGATATATCCAAGTATAAATATTGAATATAAAAAACCAAAAGAAGTAAAAGTTAAACTTTGTGAAGAACTCAATATTAATATTGATACTAAATTGATTTTATTTACAGCAAAAAATTTTAAAACTTCAGGAATAAAAGAGTTTTTAGATATTTGTTCTTCAATTTCTTATCAAAATCTAAAAATTATAATTACAGGTGAACAAAAACAGATTACTGCATTGCAGTTTCAATTACCAAAATATCAAAATTTAGAAGACAAAATAATTTTATTAGAAGATTATAAAAATATTGATGATTTATTTTTAGCAAGTGATATTTTTTTATTACCAACTTATAATAAATTTTTTTCTGCCAATGTTGTAAAAGCAATGTTTTGTAAGTGTGTTGTTTTTTTATCTATAGAGAATGATGCAAAAGAGATTGTTGATGTGTTTGCTTCAATGGATTCACCAACAGACCCAAGTACAGCTTTTAAGATAGATGCCGTTTTATTAGATAAAAATGAGATGAAAAAAATAAAAAAACAAAATAGAAAATTAGCTTTAGAGTTCGATATAAACTCAAATTTAATTAAAATAAACAATATCTTAGAAAATGTTTAA
- the rfaD gene encoding ADP-glyceromanno-heptose 6-epimerase — MKYNDINFNKKTILITGGAGFIGSNLAFYFQENYPKAKVVVLDCFRSGETFSNGNLKSFGHFKNLLGFKGIVISGDINDKKLLKSLEKNYKFDYIFHQAAISDTTVSEQDLMIKTNVNAYEDLLKIAIKHKANMIYASSAATYGDSDRFEVGYEKPNNAYGFSKVMMDNITAEYLKKDLEISIVGLKYFNVYGPREFFKNKTASMVVQFGHQILKGLTPKLFEGSDKIVRDFIYIDDIIQANIKATNPKKSGIYNVGTGKARSFEDIVNILQNELEINNGKEYIPNPYVGSYQFFTQANIETTKKYLDYEPKFSMEDGIKAYIPEIKRLFQEEVK, encoded by the coding sequence ATGAAATATAATGATATAAACTTTAACAAAAAAACGATTTTAATAACAGGTGGTGCTGGTTTTATAGGTTCTAATCTTGCATTTTATTTTCAAGAAAATTATCCAAAAGCAAAAGTTGTAGTTTTAGATTGCTTTAGAAGTGGTGAAACATTTTCAAATGGAAATTTAAAAAGCTTTGGACATTTTAAAAATCTTTTAGGATTTAAAGGTATTGTAATAAGTGGTGATATAAATGATAAGAAATTATTAAAAAGCTTAGAAAAAAACTATAAATTTGATTATATTTTTCATCAAGCAGCAATTTCAGATACAACTGTTAGTGAACAAGATTTGATGATAAAAACAAATGTAAATGCCTATGAAGATTTATTAAAAATTGCTATTAAACATAAAGCAAATATGATTTACGCTTCAAGTGCTGCAACTTATGGTGATAGTGATAGATTTGAAGTTGGATACGAAAAACCAAATAATGCTTATGGATTTAGTAAAGTTATGATGGATAATATAACAGCTGAATATCTAAAAAAAGATTTAGAAATTTCAATAGTTGGTTTAAAATATTTTAATGTTTATGGTCCAAGAGAGTTTTTCAAAAATAAAACAGCTTCTATGGTTGTTCAATTTGGTCATCAAATTTTAAAAGGATTAACGCCAAAACTCTTTGAAGGAAGTGACAAAATAGTTAGAGATTTTATATATATTGATGATATTATTCAAGCAAATATAAAAGCTACTAATCCTAAAAAATCTGGGATTTATAATGTTGGAACTGGAAAAGCAAGAAGTTTTGAAGATATAGTAAATATTTTGCAAAATGAGTTAGAAATAAATAATGGGAAAGAGTATATTCCAAATCCTTATGTTGGTTCTTATCAGTTTTTTACCCAAGCAAATATAGAAACTACAAAAAAATATTTAGATTATGAACCAAAATTTTCTATGGAAGATGGAATAAAAGCATATATTCCTGAAATTAAAAGATTATTTCAAGAAGAAGTTAAATGA
- a CDS encoding glycosyltransferase family 9 protein — MKIFIEIPTWLGDAIMTTPAIQNIIKTYPDAKITLLGSFVSIQAFKDYPNIEKVLVDDTKKSGNRYKNLISLAKSIGKVDLAISFRRSFSSKFMMFFVKAKKKFNYKRLTKEEIHLCIRYNDFVNKVLNLNNQVGDLKLYFKPFLYSKPTLGINPGATYGSAKRWYPNEFAKVAITLASKYDIVIFGGPAETDIANDIEKELIKNGITNYQNLAGKTTIPELIEKIAGLDLFITNDSGPMHIAAAYKTKTIAIFGPTKFTETNQWNNDKNGLIVTKNLECAPCMKRSCPLKHHNCMKEITADDVLKAVENLA, encoded by the coding sequence ATGAAAATATTTATAGAAATTCCAACTTGGTTGGGTGATGCTATTATGACAACACCTGCAATACAAAATATAATAAAAACATATCCAGATGCAAAAATTACTCTTTTAGGTTCTTTTGTTTCAATACAAGCTTTTAAAGATTATCCAAATATTGAAAAAGTTTTAGTTGATGATACAAAAAAAAGTGGAAATAGATATAAAAATCTAATCTCTTTGGCAAAATCTATTGGAAAAGTTGATTTAGCTATATCTTTTAGAAGAAGTTTCTCTTCAAAATTTATGATGTTTTTTGTAAAAGCAAAAAAGAAATTCAACTATAAAAGACTTACAAAAGAAGAGATACATTTATGTATAAGGTACAATGATTTTGTAAATAAAGTTTTGAATTTAAATAATCAAGTTGGTGATTTAAAGCTCTATTTTAAACCATTTTTATACTCTAAACCAACTTTAGGAATAAACCCAGGTGCAACCTATGGAAGTGCTAAAAGATGGTATCCAAATGAATTTGCAAAAGTAGCAATAACTTTAGCTTCAAAATATGATATTGTAATTTTTGGAGGACCTGCTGAGACTGATATTGCAAATGATATAGAAAAAGAGTTAATAAAAAATGGTATTACAAATTACCAAAATTTAGCAGGAAAGACCACAATCCCTGAACTTATAGAAAAAATAGCGGGATTAGATTTATTTATTACAAATGATAGTGGACCTATGCATATAGCAGCTGCTTATAAAACAAAAACAATAGCTATTTTTGGACCTACAAAATTTACAGAAACAAATCAATGGAATAATGATAAAAATGGTTTGATAGTTACAAAAAATTTAGAGTGTGCACCTTGTATGAAAAGAAGTTGTCCTTTAAAACATCATAACTGTATGAAAGAAATTACAGCTGATGATGTTTTAAAAGCAGTTGAAAATTTAGCTTAA
- the gmhA gene encoding D-sedoheptulose 7-phosphate isomerase, with amino-acid sequence MKQAIKDEFSSHLETINTVINTMEEKLEAASALAVETLRNGNKILLCGNGGSAADAQHIAAELTGRYKTERRGLPGIALTTDTSALTAIGNDYGYDRVFDRQVEALANKGDLVIGISTSGNSKNVINALKIAKEMGCKTLGLSGRDGGAMNDVCDVNLVVPSNNTPRIQEMHILFGHTICQIIDNELS; translated from the coding sequence GTGAAACAAGCAATTAAAGATGAATTTTCATCACATTTAGAAACAATTAATACAGTAATAAACACTATGGAAGAAAAACTTGAAGCTGCATCAGCACTTGCAGTTGAGACTTTAAGAAATGGAAATAAAATCTTACTTTGTGGAAATGGTGGAAGTGCAGCAGATGCTCAACATATAGCAGCAGAACTTACAGGAAGATATAAAACGGAAAGAAGAGGATTACCAGGAATTGCTCTTACAACTGATACGAGCGCATTAACTGCTATTGGAAATGACTATGGATATGATAGAGTTTTTGATAGACAAGTTGAAGCTTTAGCAAATAAAGGTGATTTAGTAATTGGTATTAGTACAAGTGGAAATAGTAAAAATGTTATTAATGCTTTAAAAATAGCAAAAGAGATGGGATGCAAAACTTTAGGACTAAGCGGTCGTGATGGTGGAGCTATGAATGATGTTTGTGATGTAAACTTAGTAGTTCCATCAAACAATACTCCAAGAATTCAAGAGATGCATATATTATTTGGACATACAATTTGCCAAATAATAGATAATGAATTAAGCTAA
- a CDS encoding glycosyltransferase family 9 protein, translating to MNLLITRHDKIGDFVVTLPLFKAIKEQYPKTKLTALVSKVNYEFAQEIDFIDDVILFDKNDLSKTQKEIKSKKFDASISAYIDISLGKILFKSKIKKRVAPATKIAQLFFNKRVKQKRSKVEKTEWQYNLDLAKKLFPDMKLDFTRPLLDMDVNKEKRVVFHAGFGGSSDGNLTLDDYINLARSIKDSDYEIAFSFGPDDDKSKEYINKNIDFEATIFESKVSLFEFTKYIASSYLFVSTSTGPMHLAGATNTKTLSFFGDSLFASAKRWGTISNKENQNNFTVPKEYSVEVYKKIENRLKELVSE from the coding sequence ATGAATTTACTAATAACAAGACATGATAAAATAGGGGATTTTGTAGTAACTTTACCTTTATTTAAAGCAATAAAAGAACAATACCCAAAGACAAAACTTACAGCACTTGTAAGTAAAGTGAATTATGAATTTGCACAAGAGATAGACTTTATTGATGATGTTATTTTATTTGATAAAAATGATTTGTCTAAAACACAAAAAGAGATAAAAAGTAAAAAATTTGATGCAAGTATTAGTGCATATATTGATATAAGTTTAGGAAAAATTCTTTTTAAAAGTAAAATAAAAAAAAGAGTAGCTCCTGCAACCAAAATAGCACAACTTTTTTTTAACAAAAGAGTAAAACAAAAAAGAAGTAAAGTAGAAAAAACAGAGTGGCAATATAATCTTGATTTAGCAAAAAAACTTTTCCCTGATATGAAACTTGATTTTACAAGACCACTTTTAGATATGGATGTAAATAAAGAAAAAAGAGTTGTTTTTCATGCTGGATTTGGTGGAAGCAGTGATGGAAATTTGACTTTAGATGATTATATAAACTTAGCTAGAAGTATAAAAGATAGTGATTATGAAATAGCTTTTAGTTTTGGACCTGATGATGATAAATCAAAAGAGTATATAAATAAAAATATTGATTTTGAAGCTACTATTTTTGAATCAAAAGTATCTTTATTTGAGTTTACAAAATATATTGCAAGTAGTTATCTGTTTGTTAGTACTTCAACAGGACCTATGCATCTTGCAGGTGCTACAAATACAAAAACATTATCTTTTTTTGGAGATTCTTTATTCGCAAGTGCAAAAAGATGGGGAACTATAAGTAATAAGGAAAATCAAAATAATTTTACAGTTCCTAAAGAGTATTCAGTAGAAGTTTATAAAAAAATTGAAAATAGATTAAAAGAGTTAGTTAGTGAATAA
- a CDS encoding lipopolysaccharide kinase InaA family protein, giving the protein MSNYKFILNEEFKKFESFLCNIKQFFKENSNTIHKARNEIKVIEHKNQKLVVKSFKIPHFINKIVYTFFKNSKAQKSYEYALKIKEFTPKPIGFIEFYKFGLLNESYFVSEKFDYDFTIREPLLDTNFPNKNEILKAFANFTFDLHQASIFHFDYSPGNILIKKENDNFVFKIVDINRMKFFHLELDDRLKNFSKLWAKDEDLEVVIKEYAKLLQEDEKKLVSKALDFSHKHKAKINFKKRLKGKKVVD; this is encoded by the coding sequence TTGTCAAACTATAAATTTATTTTAAATGAAGAATTCAAAAAATTTGAATCTTTTTTATGCAATATAAAACAATTTTTCAAAGAAAATTCAAATACCATACATAAAGCTAGAAATGAAATAAAAGTAATAGAACATAAAAATCAAAAATTAGTTGTTAAATCTTTTAAAATACCACATTTTATAAATAAAATTGTATATACATTTTTTAAAAACTCAAAAGCACAAAAGTCTTATGAATATGCTCTAAAAATCAAAGAGTTCACTCCAAAACCTATAGGATTTATAGAGTTTTATAAATTTGGATTATTAAATGAGAGCTATTTTGTAAGTGAAAAATTTGATTATGATTTTACGATTCGTGAACCACTTTTAGATACAAATTTTCCAAATAAAAATGAGATTTTAAAAGCTTTTGCAAACTTTACCTTTGATTTACACCAAGCTAGTATTTTTCATTTTGATTATAGTCCTGGAAATATATTAATTAAAAAAGAGAATGATAATTTTGTTTTTAAAATAGTTGATATAAATAGAATGAAATTTTTTCATTTAGAACTTGATGACAGACTTAAAAACTTTTCAAAACTTTGGGCAAAAGATGAAGATTTGGAAGTTGTTATAAAAGAGTATGCGAAACTTTTGCAAGAAGATGAAAAAAAATTAGTTTCTAAAGCTTTAGATTTTTCTCATAAACATAAAGCAAAAATAAATTTCAAAAAAAGATTAAAAGGAAAAAAAGTTGTTGATTAG
- the rpmB gene encoding 50S ribosomal protein L28: MSRKCAISGKGPMVGNNVSHAKNRTKRRFLPNIRTVRVTLEDGTTTKLKISAKELRTLKKHS, translated from the coding sequence ATGTCAAGAAAATGTGCAATATCTGGAAAAGGACCTATGGTTGGTAACAACGTAAGTCACGCAAAAAACAGAACTAAAAGAAGATTTTTACCAAACATTAGAACAGTTAGAGTTACTTTAGAAGATGGAACTACAACTAAGTTAAAAATTTCTGCAAAAGAGTTAAGAACTCTTAAAAAACACTCATAA
- the gmhB gene encoding D-glycero-beta-D-manno-heptose 1,7-bisphosphate 7-phosphatase, with protein sequence MFLDRDGVINHDHGYVYEIEKFEFIDGVFDACRYFISLGYEIIVITNQSGIGRGYYTQEDFLNLTNWMIKEFSKNGIEILKVYFCPHSPTEDCDCRKPKIGMITQSLNDFSIDLQNSWLIGDKISDIQTAINANIPNRILIGEDSNSLFDTINIIKNEANNEI encoded by the coding sequence ATTTTCCTAGATAGAGATGGTGTTATAAACCATGACCATGGATATGTTTATGAAATTGAAAAATTTGAATTTATAGATGGTGTTTTTGATGCTTGTAGATATTTTATTTCTTTAGGTTATGAAATTATTGTTATTACAAATCAATCAGGAATAGGAAGAGGATATTATACTCAAGAGGATTTTTTAAATCTTACAAATTGGATGATAAAAGAGTTTAGTAAAAATGGAATTGAAATATTAAAAGTATATTTTTGTCCCCATTCACCTACTGAAGATTGTGATTGTAGAAAACCAAAAATTGGGATGATTACACAATCTTTAAATGATTTTTCTATAGATTTACAAAATTCTTGGCTTATTGGTGATAAAATAAGTGATATTCAAACAGCAATAAATGCTAATATTCCAAATAGAATATTAATAGGAGAAGATTCAAATAGTTTATTTGATACAATTAATATAATAAAAAATGAGGCCAATAATGAAATATAA
- the rfaE1 gene encoding D-glycero-beta-D-manno-heptose-7-phosphate kinase: protein MIKLNKKPNILVIGDLMIDHYLWGSCDRISPEAPVQVVNVKKESSVLGGAGNVINNLFALGANVDVISVMGDDTVANELKDLLEKIEVSSSNLIVEKNRKTSKKSRLIASQQQVLRYDMESIDDISEESSNKILENLKVNIKKYNSIILSDYGKGVLTTNLTKEIIKIANKNNIKILVDPKGKDYSKYKGSYTLTPNKKEAMEATNINIKDEKSLIKALEDLKQKCDLEVSLITLSENGIAILKDELTIKPTVAREVYDVTGAGDTVIASIAFALGNDLSIEEAISFANLAAGVVVGKIGSATASLDEIYEYESSLHKSSSTSHIKTFQEIEKLAYKFHELGKKVVFTNGCFDILHAGHVKYLEVAKSYGDVLIVGVNADSSVRKLKGPTRPINNQDDRAYILASLESVDYVVIFEEETPYELIKLVKPHTLVKGGDYEGKDVVGQDIANELKLVQFVDGKSTTNTIKRIQNSETSN, encoded by the coding sequence ATGATAAAATTAAATAAAAAACCAAATATTCTTGTAATTGGTGATTTAATGATAGATCACTATTTATGGGGAAGTTGCGATAGAATCTCCCCTGAAGCTCCTGTTCAAGTTGTAAATGTAAAAAAAGAGAGCTCAGTTCTTGGAGGTGCAGGGAATGTGATAAATAACCTTTTTGCACTTGGAGCAAATGTTGATGTGATAAGTGTAATGGGAGATGATACTGTTGCCAATGAATTAAAAGATTTATTAGAAAAAATAGAAGTTTCAAGTTCAAATTTAATAGTTGAAAAAAATAGAAAAACATCTAAAAAAAGTAGATTAATTGCTTCTCAACAACAAGTTCTAAGATATGATATGGAAAGTATTGATGATATAAGTGAAGAAAGTTCTAATAAAATTTTAGAAAATTTAAAAGTAAATATCAAAAAATATAACTCTATTATTTTATCAGATTATGGGAAAGGTGTTTTAACTACAAATTTAACAAAAGAAATTATAAAAATCGCAAATAAAAATAATATAAAAATTTTAGTTGATCCAAAAGGTAAAGATTACAGTAAATACAAAGGTTCTTACACTTTAACACCAAATAAAAAAGAGGCTATGGAAGCTACTAATATCAATATAAAAGATGAAAAAAGTTTAATAAAAGCCCTAGAAGATTTAAAGCAAAAATGTGATTTAGAAGTATCACTTATAACTTTAAGTGAAAATGGAATTGCTATTTTAAAAGATGAGTTAACAATCAAACCAACTGTTGCAAGGGAAGTTTATGATGTAACAGGTGCTGGAGATACAGTAATTGCATCTATTGCTTTTGCTTTAGGAAATGATTTGAGTATTGAAGAAGCTATTAGTTTTGCAAACTTAGCAGCAGGAGTTGTAGTAGGAAAAATAGGAAGTGCAACAGCCTCTTTAGATGAAATATATGAATATGAATCAAGTTTACATAAATCAAGTTCAACTTCACATATAAAAACTTTTCAAGAGATAGAAAAGCTTGCTTATAAATTCCATGAACTTGGTAAAAAAGTAGTTTTCACAAATGGTTGCTTTGATATTTTACACGCAGGTCATGTAAAATATCTTGAAGTCGCAAAAAGTTATGGTGATGTTTTAATTGTTGGAGTAAATGCAGATAGTAGTGTAAGAAAACTAAAAGGACCAACAAGACCTATTAATAATCAAGATGATAGAGCATATATTTTAGCCTCTTTAGAATCAGTTGATTATGTGGTTATTTTTGAAGAAGAGACTCCTTATGAACTTATAAAATTGGTAAAACCTCACACTTTAGTAAAAGGTGGAGATTATGAGGGTAAAGATGTTGTTGGACAAGATATAGCAAATGAGTTAAAACTTGTTCAATTTGTTGATGGAAAAAGTACAACAAATACTATAAAAAGGATACAAAACAGTGAAACAAGCAATTAA
- a CDS encoding potassium channel family protein, with product MSIINKIKKSLGWEVRRIKPQYDLNPIIYSQLKPLRLPLILIQIVMMIGTLGYVYLEDYSIMHAIFQSAYTLTNTGFGALNESNFRNETIVFTVCLMLSGFASLIFAVGIVIDVIANGTLRELLKERKMLYKIARLRRHFVIFYHNEYTIQLARQFRENHIPFVVVDPSDNIEQIAKENHYPYFIKEEPYKELAFLKSHLSSAKGVISLSKNISDNITLIASVRLYEKELGRNPFLIISNAETQNEKIRLKKLGADKVVATPSLMAKRISAMAIRPDMENVLEEFLYKKDTPIDMEEIYVNEKSWIVDRQLKDLRLRDILKVSVIGITEVSGLFIQMPKGTTVIKANCRLLLVGSQKGISRARKIINLTTQPEDI from the coding sequence ATGAGCATAATCAATAAAATTAAAAAGTCTCTTGGCTGGGAAGTTAGGAGAATTAAACCTCAATACGACTTAAATCCAATAATTTATTCTCAGTTAAAACCTTTAAGACTGCCCCTTATATTAATTCAAATTGTAATGATGATAGGAACTTTAGGGTATGTATATCTTGAAGATTATTCTATAATGCATGCAATTTTTCAATCAGCTTATACGCTTACAAATACTGGTTTTGGTGCTTTAAATGAATCAAATTTTAGAAATGAAACAATTGTTTTTACAGTATGTTTAATGTTATCAGGATTTGCAAGTCTTATTTTTGCTGTGGGGATTGTAATAGATGTTATTGCAAATGGTACTTTGCGTGAATTATTAAAGGAAAGAAAAATGCTTTATAAAATAGCAAGATTAAGAAGACATTTTGTAATTTTTTATCATAATGAATATACTATTCAATTGGCAAGGCAATTTAGAGAAAATCATATTCCTTTTGTTGTTGTTGATCCAAGTGATAATATTGAGCAAATAGCAAAAGAGAATCATTACCCTTATTTCATAAAAGAAGAACCATATAAAGAACTTGCTTTTTTGAAATCACATTTAAGTTCAGCAAAGGGTGTTATTTCTTTATCAAAAAATATATCAGATAATATTACTTTAATTGCATCGGTTAGACTTTATGAAAAAGAGTTGGGACGAAATCCATTTTTGATTATTTCAAATGCAGAAACTCAAAATGAAAAAATAAGACTTAAAAAGCTTGGAGCGGATAAAGTTGTAGCAACTCCATCTTTAATGGCTAAAAGAATTAGTGCAATGGCAATAAGACCAGATATGGAAAATGTTTTAGAAGAGTTTTTGTATAAAAAAGATACACCAATTGACATGGAAGAGATTTATGTAAACGAAAAATCTTGGATAGTTGATAGGCAATTAAAAGATTTAAGACTTAGAGATATTTTAAAAGTTTCGGTAATAGGTATTACTGAAGTTAGTGGATTGTTTATTCAAATGCCAAAAGGAACTACAGTAATTAAAGCAAATTGTAGATTATTATTAGTTGGTTCTCAAAAAGGAATATCAAGAGCTAGAAAAATTATAAATTTAACTACACAACCAGAGGATATATAA
- a CDS encoding polysaccharide deacetylase family protein, producing the protein MISIMYHHVNSDRCSNVLAIFEEHLKYIKNNFKTIFPGENVTQKSVCLTFDDAYADFYFLIFPLLKKYNLKALLAIPSKYILDDTEQTAENRMNFEHNDLFENYQKATFCTYKELKEMKESGLVVFGSHSHSHIDLTQNQVDLDLELRISKEILEEKLNTKIESFVFPFGKYNQDILKEAKKYYQYNFRIGNAIHKDFNGINGAIYRVDGDGLKTADEIFTFKKILNYKIKGLVKRLGKK; encoded by the coding sequence TTGATTAGTATTATGTATCATCATGTGAACAGCGATAGATGTTCAAATGTTTTAGCAATTTTTGAAGAGCATTTAAAATATATAAAAAACAATTTCAAAACTATTTTTCCAGGTGAAAACGTAACTCAAAAAAGTGTTTGTTTGACTTTTGATGATGCTTATGCTGATTTTTATTTTTTAATTTTTCCACTTTTGAAAAAATATAATTTAAAAGCACTCTTAGCTATTCCTTCAAAATATATTTTAGATGATACAGAGCAAACAGCAGAAAATAGAATGAATTTTGAGCATAATGATTTATTTGAAAATTATCAAAAAGCCACATTTTGTACATATAAAGAATTGAAAGAGATGAAAGAGAGTGGATTAGTTGTTTTTGGTTCACACTCTCATTCACATATAGATTTAACACAAAACCAAGTGGATTTAGATTTAGAGTTAAGAATTTCAAAAGAGATTTTAGAAGAGAAATTAAATACAAAAATAGAGAGTTTTGTATTTCCTTTTGGAAAATACAATCAAGATATTTTAAAAGAGGCTAAAAAATATTACCAATACAATTTTAGAATAGGAAATGCTATTCACAAAGATTTTAATGGAATTAATGGTGCTATTTATAGAGTTGATGGTGATGGTTTAAAAACAGCAGATGAGATATTTACATTTAAAAAAATACTTAACTATAAGATAAAAGGTTTAGTAAAAAGATTGGGCAAAAAATGA
- a CDS encoding glycosyltransferase family 2 protein: MNISVVVLAKNNEKTIGKTLNSLIEFDDVVVYDNGSTDGTISIAKGFKNVNLVQGEFKGFGWTKNYATSFAKNDWILIIDSDEVVDSELLKELKNKKLDKRTVYKLNFKAFYKNIQVKHCGWNNQKIKRLYNKDVTSYNSNDVHEDIITQGLNQELLKGNVEHYSYHSISEFIIKADRYSTLFATNNVGKKSSSPTKAFFNGMYSFFRTYILKQGFRDGYVGLIIAFSHAVTNFYKYIKLYELNKELKK, translated from the coding sequence ATGAATATAAGTGTAGTTGTATTAGCAAAAAATAATGAAAAAACCATAGGTAAAACTTTAAATAGTCTAATAGAATTTGATGATGTGGTTGTGTATGATAATGGTTCAACAGATGGAACAATAAGTATTGCAAAAGGTTTTAAAAATGTAAATTTAGTTCAAGGAGAATTTAAAGGTTTTGGTTGGACTAAAAACTATGCAACTAGCTTTGCAAAAAATGATTGGATTTTGATTATTGATAGTGATGAAGTAGTAGATAGTGAACTTTTAAAAGAGTTAAAAAATAAAAAATTAGATAAAAGAACAGTTTATAAACTTAATTTTAAAGCTTTTTATAAAAATATTCAAGTGAAACATTGTGGCTGGAATAACCAAAAAATCAAAAGATTATACAATAAAGATGTAACTTCTTATAATTCAAATGATGTTCACGAAGATATCATAACGCAAGGGTTAAATCAAGAACTTTTAAAAGGAAATGTTGAACACTATAGCTATCATTCTATTTCAGAATTTATTATAAAAGCAGATAGATATTCAACACTTTTTGCTACAAATAATGTAGGTAAAAAATCTTCAAGTCCAACAAAAGCTTTTTTTAATGGTATGTACTCTTTTTTTAGAACATACATTTTAAAACAGGGTTTTAGAGATGGTTATGTTGGCTTGATTATCGCATTTTCCCATGCAGTTACAAATTTTTATAAATATATAAAATTATATGAATTAAACAAAGAGTTGAAAAAATGA